Sequence from the Fragaria vesca subsp. vesca linkage group LG4, FraVesHawaii_1.0, whole genome shotgun sequence genome:
CAAATACTCCAAATAGCTGGCATATATGTTAGCTTTGATAACTCTTGGCTCTCAACAACTGGAACGAGTCTTATTTGTCTTGTTTTCATTTGGCCGGAGTCATGTACGTGGATGTGTCTCATCAATTAAGTTTTACAGTGTTATATATTCTCTGCTCTATGTACGTTGTTAATTATAATCTAAAATCTTTTAGTGTTAATTATACAGCACCAACATCACAGCATGGAGTCCTGCAATGTAAGTGCACCAGATCAGGTCGTAAGCAAAAACAGTCTGGGTGATGATGAATGTTTCATGCAGAAAATCATTTCGTCCATCAAGAAACTGCAGCAAATTGAGGAAGCATTTTACGTCCTGGATTTAGGTCTTGTAAGCAACCTCATGGAGACATGGAAACGTAACCTTCCAATGGTCCAACCTTTCTACTCCGTCAAGTGCAACCCTCACCCGGATCTTCTTGCCACGTTGGTAGCTCAAGGTTCAAATTTCGACTGTGCAAGTCCGTCTGAGATCAAGTCCATTTTGGCTCTAGGAGTTTCGCCGGATCGCCTCATCTATGCTAATCCCTGCAAAGCAAGCTCTCACATCAAGTACGCTGCTGAAGTTGGTGTTAACCTAACCACTTTCGACTCGGTAGATGAGGTTGAAAAGATCCGAAAATGGCACCCGAAATGTTCTTTACTGATCCGCATCAAAGCTCCGGACGAGAGCGGATCCCAGTGGCCACAGGGTTCCAAGTTCGGTGCTCTCCCTGACGAAGTGTCTCCGCTCCTCCAAGCCGCTCAAACTGCAGGACTCAAAGTTTCTGGGGTTTCATTTCACATAGGAAGCCGGTCACACAATTTTCAAGCATACAAAAAAGCTATAGAGGCAGCTAAGGTGGTATTCCAGGAGGCGTCCGGGCTCCGCATGCCTCCCATGCATGTGTTGAACATCGGCGGTGGCTTCCTGTCCGAGCCATCGTTCTTTGAAGCTGCGGCGGCAGCGGTGAAAACCGCTGTGGAGACGTATTTTTCAGAGGAGGAGCGACGCAGCTTAACGGTGATCGCCGAGCCGGGTCGGTTTTTTGCAGAGACTCCTTTCACGCTTGTTACCAATATCATCGGGAAGCGTGTGAGAGGGGAGCTCAGACAATACTGGATCAACGAAGGGTTTTTCGGGTCCATGATGCTTGCGGAACCTAAAACCCTACTTGAATCCTTCATTGCTCTGAAATGCATGTCCAATAACAGTGACGACGGCATCGAGAAGAATCCGGTTCCAGTCTTGGTGGTATGTGGCAAAGGTACTGATGGTGCTCGGACTTACAGTTCGACTGTGTTTGGTCCGACATGTGATTCCGATGACAAGGTGTTGGATGGTGAGTTACCAGAACTGGAAGTGAATAATTGGCTGGTGTTTCGCAACATGGGTGCTTATGCGTCGGCGTGCAGCACCAACTTCAATGGTTTTGGCTCCGCCAAGATCACCTATCTTACTAACTGATCCATGATGCATAAGTTTGCGGTGCGTACTACGCATACTCTAATTCTATATGAAAAGATGAATAATCATGCTAATTATTTATGTTCTCATATTAGCAACCCGATATGCTCTCTTCCCCTGACATGCATATTGTAATAACAGATTTCCAACATCTTAATTTCTTCTTTTTATCAAACAATTGGCTGCGTCCTACGTATGAGGGCTTGTACGTCGATGTGTTGCTTGTTCTTATGATTGTGCTATATATATGCGACTGTACCTCTGATTATTATGGACTAAGAGTGGAGGCGTGGAGCGTGCTCGTGTGGTTTAAAGTTTCAACTTAAATGGAAAAGTAAGTATTTCAAACTTATGTCATTTGATTTTCTATTAGACTTCATATTTCTGTTCCTTGTTATAAAGATTTGAGTTGTCTGATTGTCTATTAATTAGACTTCATATTTTTGTTGTTTGCTATAAACACTTAGGTTGTCTGACTGTGAACTAAACTTCATATATGATGAAACTAATAATAAAAAACAAGAAACACTTTATTGAATGTTAATAATTCAATTACAAAATTATTTGAAACGTAAAAGTATAAGAGTACATAATGTTTTTGATCCTAATCTATATAAGCAACATTCCAACTTTCAATATATTCACTAAAATAACAAGTATACTGATTGGCTTCTTCAAGTCCACTGCATTCCAAAGTGCCACCTAGATAGCCAAGCTAATAAGACCAGCAAATTGAAGCATTTTAGTTTTAATTGAACAAACTAGCTAGTAATCCCTTCATGCATGTTAGCTTCATATGATCATATGCATTCACATATATATGTATGTGTAGATACATTCTGTGTATTGAAGATGCTAAGATCATATACTGACTACCTGTTTCAAAAATAGTTTTAAAGACGAAGAGAAAACATTTCCCCTTTCTCATTTTAGAATCACTGGAGATTGAAGGATCAACCTTCCAGCCTAATCTCCTCAACTTACTAGATCTAATTCCAATAAAAAAGGAGGCACTCTTTGCCGAAAAATTTGTTTCATTTTCTCAAATTTTGACACAATTATACACGGAAATAGAAAGAAATTCAATTACCTATGCAAGAGCAGGTCATCCAACACCAACTACGACTACAAATTCGCAGCGACGCCATAACCATCAAATGACTCCATATGGTCTCGTTCTAGCCGCTTTAAGCGTTGCCGTGAAATCTAGCTCGTCTTAACTGTTGAGGAGCCGCCGTCGTTGCCGTTGTAGAGGTGTCGAGGTCTTACACTTGCAAAGTCGTCGTCATTGAGGTGGAGCTCCCAAAAGGTCATCACTGGAAATTTGTGAAGAGTTGGTGACAAGAGAGATGAGGAGTTTAAATCAGATTGATCGTGAACAGATTGTGGCAATGTGTTAAATTATTGTAAGAAGGGCATATGGGTCAATTATAATAAAGGAGTCAGCCTGAAACTACTAATTTGAATCTAATTTCATGTACTTCTTTATGTAAGGTAAAAAAGAAAGTAGGGTGAACAAAATGATTTAGTATGGTAGCAATAACTATATTTTTTTTTAAATAACACTACGTACATAGTGCATGTTGAACAAGAATAAAGGGTAGAGACATAGAGACCGAGTAAGAGAATAGAAAATCATCATCTTATTCATTGATATGAGCACTTTATATAGGGAATTACAAAGTACCAATATGGTAATGATAAAGAATACATAGTCCTATTCCAACTACATATCCTGATGGTATAAGGTCAAGACACACGTATGGAATATCCTAGAACACTCCCCCTTGTTCAAGCCCTTCCAAAGTGTACTAGGATATCCTAGACATATATGGTCAGGATTACAGCTTTTCGTAGCTTCTTTCAATCCTTCTAAATGATTCAAGTGGAACTATTAACTCGCCTATCTACTCCTTCTTGTAGATATGTCTCATCGAGACATTGAGTGCTTCGCAGATAGTTGAACTATCCACAACATTCTAAGGAACCGGCAACTATCTTTGGATTTTGTGCCTTTGTAAATCTCTTGTGACTACAATGATTGAATCATACCGGTCATTCAGGGACGCGGTTTAGCTTGAATCTTGATGCCTCATGGCACAGATACCCTCTATGCATTGAGAGGCAATTGAACCATATTGAGCTTTAAAGACATTCTTGCTAATAGTTTTCATTTGAAAACAAATTGTGAGAATGAACAAGAATTCTTTTGTGTATACCTTCTCATGAATGCGGACTGAAGCGCATCTTGGAGAAATTCATGAGTTAATCTAGTGAACTATATGTCACTACGATTCGAATATCGAATCCCATGTTGTCGCCAAACATGATATTTGGGACACCGACTCATATAGGCTTTGGTTTGACCAAATTGGTCAACCTGGAAGAGATATAATGGTCCAAATTTTGAGAAATTCTCATGGACATTCATTTTTCCTCTCAAAACGAAGACATTCGAGATCTAGCATCACCATGAAGCATGGTGGTGACCCGGGGAACATTGACGTCACCTGAACACGACTCCAACTTCTTGGAGGTCGTCCGGTCAATTCCTCAAGCAATTGAGGTGCATCGGTCTTCCCTTGATGTCGCATTGGCCCCCTGCAATGCTCATTACTCGTTTTGAAAGCCTATTCTTTAGCTAAATTAGGAATGAGACCCTCTTATGCTAAATAACACAAAAGTGAACATTCTATTCTTACATCAACTATGTAGATAGATACAACCAACTTGCAGACACCTTTCTATGCTTTATGGTGTTGGTTGAAGTGTTAACACACTGGTCACGTGTTACACTATTATTTACTGCTTATGCTGCTTATACTTCTACGGGCTCACTACCCATTCTTTAAAGAAGTTTATCGGGATGTAAGTTGAAGTGTCATGTACCCCATGTTCACACGCAATACAGTCTCACCGAGGCTACGACCAAGCAACTTTAGGTTGTCGCTCGAACATTATTGATGCGCACCAATCTTTCTATTGCATCTTGGGGCTATGCAATATTTGCATACGGCTTTACTATTCATCTACGACCCACCATCATTGAATATTTTTGTATTACAGCTCGTGACTGTGTACCAGGATTGCAATCCTTGAGCTCAAACAAGATTGAAACAGATCTCCAATCCTTAAGCTCGGCTAAATGTTATTTCTAAATGCCAAATCGTATTGTCACTGCGTACAATGATGGGTCATTTGAGATGAAAAAGTATTTAGGTTGTATATGAACCTCCACCTATAATCTGCATATGTAGAAACATTGTCAGGTGATCTCATTCACCGCTAAATTGCGGATTGTCACTTTGATGAGACAATATTCTTGCCGTTAGGGGGAGATAAGAACACAAGTGTTCAAGTGGAACGATGTGAATTGTCGTAGTTTGTCCCCACTAAGTCTCATCTTGATCCCAAATGCTTAAAGTGTTAAAGTGACGAGATCACATGCTACAATTATGTCTGCAAGGATTGATGTCCTATCAAGAGAACATGGCGCGACCAAATGAAGTTGGTCTTGGCGCCATCACCATGGATGGTGAAATGGTGACGCCATATAGTGGCAAAATTGGTGTCACAAGGCCGTGTGGCTCCCCAAAAGGAGGGAGGCCCTTAGGTTCGATATATTCTCGCACTAGGAAGAAAGCGAGCTTGGCATAACCTGATCCATTGATCAGTGATACTCAAATCCGTCTCATGAAGTCTAAATTGTGATTATCGTTGGGGGACGCCTCAATGTCAAATCTAATCCATATAGAGATCTCTACAAGTATTACA
This genomic interval carries:
- the LOC101303321 gene encoding ornithine decarboxylase-like, whose translation is MESCNVSAPDQVVSKNSLGDDECFMQKIISSIKKLQQIEEAFYVLDLGLVSNLMETWKRNLPMVQPFYSVKCNPHPDLLATLVAQGSNFDCASPSEIKSILALGVSPDRLIYANPCKASSHIKYAAEVGVNLTTFDSVDEVEKIRKWHPKCSLLIRIKAPDESGSQWPQGSKFGALPDEVSPLLQAAQTAGLKVSGVSFHIGSRSHNFQAYKKAIEAAKVVFQEASGLRMPPMHVLNIGGGFLSEPSFFEAAAAAVKTAVETYFSEEERRSLTVIAEPGRFFAETPFTLVTNIIGKRVRGELRQYWINEGFFGSMMLAEPKTLLESFIALKCMSNNSDDGIEKNPVPVLVVCGKGTDGARTYSSTVFGPTCDSDDKVLDGELPELEVNNWLVFRNMGAYASACSTNFNGFGSAKITYLTN